One part of the Candidatus Mancarchaeum acidiphilum genome encodes these proteins:
- a CDS encoding lipoate--protein ligase family protein — protein sequence MAIDEVLMELADKENKFFFRLYDFNKDSIILAFSDSMENVKAVDGNVELTRRLSAGKPIYIDDNVLSYSFIGPMKDNGTLKNGESIHDFFGTIIMDSIKSISNDPERPNIKLGKAYSIKVGEKPIVGNGQHISLSHSFMYHGIIAVGKWNAEKVNAYLNLVRKDYEALKDLPSIESINRVKGQSIEYYKSELIKQIIKNINNRFNSVKEISKEESNEINKMKLEKVPKYKDIGWIDRKDILLKKDSRFCLLWPD from the coding sequence ATGGCAATTGATGAGGTTCTTATGGAGCTTGCGGACAAGGAGAATAAATTCTTTTTCAGGCTATACGATTTTAACAAAGACTCAATAATACTGGCATTTTCAGATTCGATGGAAAATGTCAAGGCTGTCGATGGCAATGTCGAGTTAACCCGCAGGCTGAGCGCCGGAAAACCCATTTATATAGATGACAATGTGCTTTCATATAGCTTTATAGGGCCGATGAAAGACAATGGCACATTAAAAAATGGGGAGAGCATACACGATTTCTTTGGAACAATAATAATGGATTCGATAAAATCCATCTCAAACGACCCCGAAAGGCCAAATATAAAACTTGGCAAGGCTTATAGTATAAAAGTAGGGGAAAAGCCAATAGTTGGAAATGGCCAGCACATAAGTTTATCACATTCGTTCATGTATCATGGAATAATAGCGGTCGGTAAATGGAATGCAGAAAAGGTCAACGCTTACTTGAATTTGGTACGCAAGGACTATGAAGCACTCAAAGACCTGCCAAGCATAGAAAGCATAAACAGGGTAAAGGGCCAAAGCATAGAATATTACAAGTCTGAACTTATCAAGCAGATAATAAAAAATATCAATAACCGCTTCAACAGTGTCAAGGAAATAAGCAAAGAAGAATCAAATGAAATAAATAAGATGAAGTTGGAGAAAGTGCCAAAGTACAAGGATATTGGATGGATTGACAGGAAGGATATATTATTAAAGAAAGATTCAAGATTCTGCCTGTTATGGCCGGACTGA
- a CDS encoding cation:proton antiporter — MEILIALLLLLAVSISLGKLLERFGITDIVGQIIAGMILGPSLLNIIQPSSLLSGIAEVAIFFILLFIGIEITTETLTNHIKSSIRFTLSSFIIPVILMCIVSIYLLNIPISESIIASVAIGVPSISIISVLIYRYSLIHTEGGLKILSAVIFTDIIAFVILAAVMQSSHLLLTVAGVMIFLLILLYIDRELRYHGRTIRPFFKKLLDNRKEDTIFALVLIMSLLVSAILQVIGITYVLGAVFAGMLIHKTTVGTRTTQMLKDTFRRLNDSFFIPIFFSIAGLEFRIPSSKYIILLVILVGISLLVGGVMNYFNAKRHIRNIPPSEVTGILGSRGAVGIVIASLAFQSSIINSQIYAIILVGTIVMSLIMPLLLSSGRAKRQVAGSSAEA; from the coding sequence ATGGAAATTTTAATAGCGCTTCTATTATTGCTAGCAGTGTCTATATCATTGGGCAAGCTTCTGGAGAGATTCGGGATAACCGATATAGTAGGGCAGATAATTGCAGGAATGATACTTGGCCCATCCCTGCTAAATATAATCCAGCCCTCTTCATTGCTGTCAGGGATAGCGGAGGTTGCGATATTCTTCATACTGCTTTTCATAGGGATAGAGATAACTACAGAGACATTAACCAACCATATTAAAAGTTCAATAAGGTTTACTTTATCCTCATTTATAATACCTGTAATACTGATGTGCATAGTAAGCATATACCTTCTCAATATCCCAATATCCGAATCTATTATAGCATCGGTTGCAATAGGCGTCCCTTCAATCTCAATAATATCTGTCCTTATATATCGCTATTCTCTGATACATACAGAAGGCGGGCTAAAAATACTATCTGCAGTAATATTCACAGACATAATTGCATTTGTAATACTTGCGGCCGTAATGCAGTCATCCCACTTGCTACTTACAGTGGCAGGCGTGATGATATTTTTGCTCATACTGCTTTACATAGATAGGGAACTTAGGTACCACGGAAGGACCATAAGGCCTTTCTTCAAGAAGCTATTGGATAATAGGAAAGAGGATACAATATTCGCATTGGTTCTGATAATGAGCCTGCTTGTTTCTGCAATACTCCAGGTAATAGGAATAACCTATGTCTTGGGGGCGGTATTTGCGGGAATGCTGATACACAAAACAACAGTAGGAACACGCACTACACAGATGCTTAAGGATACGTTCAGGAGGCTAAATGACAGCTTCTTTATACCAATCTTCTTCAGCATTGCTGGATTGGAGTTCAGGATACCAAGCTCCAAATACATAATACTTCTCGTAATCCTAGTTGGGATAAGCCTTCTGGTTGGAGGGGTAATGAATTACTTCAATGCTAAAAGGCATATCCGCAATATCCCTCCAAGTGAAGTCACAGGAATCCTGGGGAGCAGAGGTGCGGTAGGAATAGTTATCGCTTCACTCGCGTTCCAAAGCAGCATCATAAACAGCCAGATATATGCTATAATATTAGTTGGGACAATAGTGATGTCTTTGATAATGCCGCTTCTGCTATCCAGCGGGAGGGCTAAAAGGCAGGTTGCGGGATCATCTGCTGAAGCTTAA
- a CDS encoding ATP-binding protein, which translates to MFDSVKFEDILEDLKTLRLDKALKDCQKYEKGFASDSASNKYMTEFIASCVGINKLNSSLARDYAFKLIKIDPNDISKIMLSASYLIENDYENSVKSITDIIQNSSSDSYLQLSYINQKPAMYVIASLVMFGSGDVQDALSMVKYAISEDVKGRFLGSELLIEAMIYVSKNDNARAMADLTNALQLGYKSNQETVDKLLKFARGGNNEYSRLMPIFYDVRTDFIKDLSYDMIYNVVFKSTKNDYYSGEMNTNSTGVTSFASAEKPKERYSDLVDMEDQKDELSKYIIYPLKYSNNLSSYGIKVGGGVLLYGPPGCGKTYVVMATAGEAEVKFIDVKIPDVIDALVGNTEKNIHNLFEYARENSPSILFFDELDALGVSRDETGNAPWMRQAVNTMLSEMNNLYDKGYKVLVVGATNEPWLIDPALRRSGRFGNIMYIPPPTKPIRVKLFQSYLKGKPISDDIDFDKLGELTKGASHSDIKSICEDSSREVWAKSIKSNTPNLPIGMNDLLTSLSKIKFVVPEWYRSAVNYLGDGLNDYPELKDDMLRFFNKGQG; encoded by the coding sequence ATGTTTGATTCTGTAAAATTTGAGGATATCCTTGAGGATTTAAAAACTTTGAGATTAGATAAAGCCCTTAAAGACTGCCAGAAATATGAAAAGGGATTCGCTTCGGATTCAGCATCGAATAAGTATATGACAGAGTTTATAGCATCCTGCGTAGGCATCAACAAGCTTAATTCCTCTTTGGCGAGGGATTATGCGTTTAAGCTTATCAAAATAGATCCGAATGACATATCAAAAATTATGCTTTCTGCTTCGTACCTTATTGAAAACGATTATGAAAATTCCGTAAAGTCTATAACCGATATAATACAGAATAGCTCATCTGATAGTTATCTCCAGCTTTCCTATATAAATCAAAAACCTGCCATGTATGTAATCGCAAGCCTTGTCATGTTTGGCTCTGGTGATGTCCAGGACGCGCTTTCAATGGTTAAGTATGCAATATCCGAGGACGTGAAAGGAAGGTTCCTTGGAAGTGAACTTCTTATAGAAGCAATGATATATGTATCAAAAAATGACAACGCCCGCGCCATGGCTGATCTTACAAATGCCCTGCAGCTTGGTTACAAGTCCAATCAGGAAACTGTGGATAAACTGCTGAAATTCGCAAGAGGCGGCAACAATGAGTATAGCAGGCTTATGCCTATTTTCTATGATGTGAGGACGGATTTCATAAAGGATTTGTCCTATGACATGATTTACAATGTTGTATTCAAGAGCACTAAAAACGATTATTACTCGGGCGAAATGAACACGAATAGCACGGGGGTAACCTCTTTCGCTTCAGCCGAAAAGCCTAAAGAGAGGTATTCTGACTTGGTTGACATGGAGGACCAGAAAGACGAACTTAGCAAGTATATAATTTATCCGCTTAAGTATTCGAACAATCTATCTAGTTATGGGATAAAAGTGGGAGGCGGGGTGCTGCTTTACGGCCCTCCAGGATGCGGGAAAACCTATGTAGTCATGGCGACTGCAGGGGAAGCGGAGGTCAAATTCATAGATGTTAAGATACCGGATGTGATCGATGCTTTGGTTGGCAACACCGAAAAGAATATACACAACTTATTTGAGTACGCGAGAGAGAATTCGCCTTCCATACTTTTCTTTGATGAGCTTGATGCCTTAGGGGTAAGCAGGGACGAAACAGGGAACGCACCCTGGATGAGGCAGGCGGTAAACACGATGCTGAGCGAAATGAACAACCTTTATGACAAAGGGTATAAGGTGCTTGTTGTTGGGGCAACCAATGAACCTTGGCTTATAGATCCTGCGCTTAGAAGGTCTGGAAGATTTGGCAATATAATGTACATACCCCCACCAACGAAGCCTATAAGGGTAAAGTTATTCCAAAGCTATCTCAAGGGGAAGCCAATATCGGATGATATAGATTTTGACAAACTCGGAGAGCTTACAAAAGGCGCATCCCACTCTGATATAAAATCGATATGCGAGGATTCAAGCAGGGAGGTATGGGCGAAGTCCATAAAATCAAATACCCCCAACCTGCCTATAGGCATGAATGATCTTTTAACTTCATTGTCAAAAATAAAATTTGTTGTCCCTGAATGGTATAGATCTGCGGTAAATTACCTTGGAGATGGTCTGAACGACTACCCTGAGTTAAAAGATGACATGCTTAGGTTTTTCAACAAAGGACAAGGTTAA
- a CDS encoding nucleoside-diphosphate kinase — MIERTLVLIKPDGVQRQMVGKLLNIFEESGLKVVGLKLVKPKKENVEKHYAADEKWMVSVGTKTKASYAEKGVKLDKTELEIGQEVRNKLLSYLVGKPTVAIALEGNEAIYAVRKIIGSTEPKKADPGSIRGRFGTDSYAKADSEDRAVRNLVHASEDKENADREIYIWFDKDELLDYTVANEPYL, encoded by the coding sequence ATGATAGAAAGAACTTTAGTATTGATAAAGCCAGATGGAGTGCAGAGGCAGATGGTAGGGAAGCTGCTCAACATATTTGAGGAGTCGGGGCTTAAGGTAGTTGGCTTAAAACTGGTAAAGCCAAAGAAAGAAAACGTTGAGAAGCATTATGCCGCAGATGAGAAATGGATGGTAAGCGTTGGAACAAAGACAAAGGCTTCGTATGCTGAAAAAGGTGTAAAGCTTGACAAGACTGAACTGGAGATAGGGCAGGAAGTGAGGAATAAGCTTCTCTCTTATTTGGTTGGAAAGCCGACTGTCGCGATTGCATTGGAAGGGAACGAAGCCATATATGCAGTAAGGAAGATCATAGGTTCTACAGAGCCAAAGAAGGCAGACCCCGGATCTATAAGAGGTAGATTCGGAACGGATTCATATGCAAAGGCAGATTCGGAGGACAGGGCAGTAAGAAACCTGGTTCACGCTTCTGAGGACAAAGAAAATGCGGACAGGGAGATCTATATATGGTTTGACAAGGATGAGCTTCTGGATTATACTGTTGCAAATGAGCCTTATCTGTAA
- the infB gene encoding translation initiation factor IF-2: MIRQPIITVMGHVDHGKTTLLDKIRSSAIASKEAGRITQHIGASEVPLSVINEICKDIPNFSSSNMKIPGLLFIDTPGHEAFTNLRRRGGSIADMAIVVVDITQGFQPQTIEAINILKEYKTPFVVAANKIDLLTGWMSNKTRSFQVSYGKQSKTVQDLLDNKLYELVGRFGELGFNSELYSRVSNFQNELAIVPVSAKTGEGIAELLMVVSGLSQRFLELKLNIEVNGPAKGSILEKKEIKGLGTTLDVIIYDGTLHINDQIAFADSNNEVNTTKVKALLKPKPMHEIGASASKFYYVDSVSAASGIKISAVGIEDAMPGSPIIAVTGNDDYKNIIKSEMADIFKTDNAGIILKADSIGSLEAISKLMSSENFRISKKGIGNVNKRDIMDAFSMYGTDPLYAVIIAFNVSIDNDAEEEAKTSGVKIISENVIYKLIDSYKEFVNLRTTAKKKEAEDRITFPSKIEVIAGDCFRVSHPAIFGIKVETGRIKPGFIMINDSGIVVGKIKGIQNEKQPLQEAKRGDEIAMSMDEPTYGRQIQDNQILYTRVTKEMQFLLQNEFSYLLNDDDKKTLEEIIRIMNKNSTNR; this comes from the coding sequence ATGATAAGGCAGCCTATTATAACGGTCATGGGTCATGTAGACCACGGGAAGACAACGCTTTTGGACAAGATCCGCAGCAGTGCAATCGCTTCAAAGGAAGCGGGCAGAATAACGCAGCACATAGGAGCAAGCGAGGTTCCGCTTTCGGTAATAAATGAAATATGCAAGGACATACCAAATTTCTCTTCATCGAATATGAAGATTCCAGGGCTTCTTTTTATAGATACGCCGGGCCACGAGGCCTTCACCAATTTAAGGAGAAGAGGCGGCAGCATTGCCGATATGGCCATAGTTGTTGTGGACATAACCCAAGGATTCCAACCACAAACAATAGAAGCTATAAACATACTAAAAGAGTATAAGACGCCTTTTGTAGTGGCCGCAAACAAGATAGATCTTCTTACAGGATGGATGTCCAATAAAACCCGCAGTTTTCAGGTTTCTTATGGAAAGCAGAGCAAAACAGTGCAGGATCTCCTTGACAATAAGCTTTACGAATTGGTTGGAAGATTTGGCGAACTGGGATTTAACAGCGAACTGTATAGCAGAGTGTCAAATTTCCAGAATGAGCTTGCAATAGTGCCGGTCAGCGCAAAGACCGGGGAGGGTATAGCAGAGCTTCTTATGGTAGTGTCAGGGCTGTCACAGAGATTCCTTGAGCTAAAGCTTAACATAGAGGTAAATGGCCCAGCAAAAGGCAGCATACTCGAGAAGAAGGAGATTAAGGGGCTTGGGACTACACTGGACGTGATAATATACGATGGAACACTGCATATCAATGATCAAATAGCGTTTGCGGATTCAAACAACGAAGTTAATACTACAAAGGTGAAAGCGCTTTTGAAGCCCAAGCCAATGCATGAGATTGGTGCATCGGCAAGCAAGTTCTATTATGTTGACTCTGTAAGTGCAGCTTCCGGTATTAAAATATCAGCGGTAGGTATAGAGGACGCAATGCCAGGGTCTCCAATAATAGCAGTTACTGGAAACGATGACTATAAAAATATCATAAAATCCGAAATGGCAGACATATTCAAGACGGACAATGCAGGTATAATACTAAAGGCGGATTCTATAGGAAGCCTGGAGGCAATATCAAAGCTGATGTCATCCGAGAATTTCAGGATAAGCAAGAAGGGAATAGGGAATGTGAACAAAAGGGACATAATGGATGCATTTTCAATGTACGGCACCGATCCTCTCTACGCAGTTATAATTGCATTCAATGTATCCATAGACAATGATGCTGAGGAGGAAGCCAAGACTAGCGGAGTAAAAATAATAAGCGAAAATGTAATATACAAGCTGATAGACTCTTATAAGGAGTTTGTAAATCTAAGGACTACCGCAAAGAAAAAGGAAGCGGAGGATAGGATAACTTTCCCATCAAAAATAGAAGTGATAGCCGGAGACTGCTTCAGGGTGTCGCATCCAGCAATATTTGGCATAAAAGTAGAAACCGGAAGAATAAAGCCAGGATTTATAATGATTAACGATTCCGGTATAGTTGTTGGAAAAATCAAGGGCATACAGAACGAAAAGCAGCCGCTCCAAGAAGCAAAGAGAGGGGACGAAATTGCAATGTCAATGGATGAACCCACTTATGGCAGGCAGATACAGGATAACCAGATTCTTTATACAAGGGTGACCAAAGAGATGCAGTTCCTGCTGCAAAATGAATTTTCATACCTCTTGAATGACGATGATAAAAAGACCTTGGAAGAAATAATACGCATAATGAACAAGAACTCCACTAACAGATAG
- the tuf gene encoding translation elongation factor EF-1 subunit alpha encodes MSDKPHLNLIFIGHVDHGKSTTVGRLLYETHVITDRDIARYKELTQQLNKPTFEFAFVMDQLKEERERGITIDIMHKDFNTDKYYFTIIDAPGHKDFVKNMITGASQADAAVLVVSAVNGIQPQTREHAILASVLGIGQMIIGINKMDAANFEQAKFEETKKSVLDMLKSLGYQNLDKIQVVPYSALTGDNVAAKSDKLPWYNGATLLQSLDNLVVPSKPVDKPLRLPIQDVYNIPGFGTVPVGRVETGVMKPGDSIVIMPSGIKTDVKSIQEHYTDLPKAEPGDNVGFNIKGVDRKDIHRGDVVGPSSNPPAVIADFTALVTILHHPNVITKGYTPVFHIHTAQVACTFIELLEKKDPKTGETLEKNPTTIKQGDIAIVKIKPTKPLSAEKFSDFAPLGRFAIRDMGETVGAGKILDITPAAPKK; translated from the coding sequence ATGTCAGATAAACCACACTTGAATCTTATCTTTATAGGCCACGTTGACCACGGTAAGTCAACGACAGTAGGGAGACTGCTTTACGAAACACACGTAATAACAGATAGAGATATAGCGCGTTACAAAGAGCTGACGCAGCAGCTTAACAAGCCAACTTTCGAGTTCGCTTTCGTTATGGACCAGCTCAAGGAAGAGAGGGAAAGAGGTATAACAATAGATATCATGCATAAGGATTTCAATACCGATAAGTACTACTTCACGATAATCGATGCCCCTGGACACAAGGACTTCGTAAAGAACATGATAACAGGCGCAAGCCAAGCAGATGCTGCCGTGTTGGTAGTGAGTGCCGTAAACGGAATTCAGCCTCAGACAAGAGAGCATGCAATATTGGCAAGCGTATTAGGTATCGGACAGATGATAATAGGGATAAACAAGATGGATGCAGCCAACTTCGAACAGGCAAAGTTCGAAGAGACAAAGAAATCCGTACTGGACATGCTTAAATCACTAGGATACCAGAATCTGGACAAGATACAGGTAGTTCCATATTCCGCGTTGACAGGTGACAACGTAGCGGCAAAGTCCGACAAGCTTCCTTGGTACAATGGTGCAACCCTACTTCAGAGCTTGGACAACCTTGTAGTGCCTTCAAAGCCTGTTGACAAGCCACTTAGGCTTCCTATACAGGATGTCTACAACATACCTGGATTTGGTACAGTGCCAGTAGGAAGAGTGGAGACAGGAGTAATGAAGCCAGGAGACTCCATAGTAATAATGCCATCTGGAATAAAGACCGATGTAAAAAGCATTCAGGAGCACTATACAGATTTGCCAAAGGCAGAACCTGGAGACAATGTAGGATTTAATATAAAGGGAGTAGACAGGAAAGATATACACAGGGGAGATGTAGTTGGACCATCAAGCAACCCTCCTGCAGTAATAGCAGATTTCACTGCACTAGTAACAATACTTCACCACCCTAATGTGATAACTAAGGGATACACTCCAGTATTCCATATACACACAGCACAGGTGGCGTGCACCTTTATAGAGCTGTTGGAGAAGAAGGATCCTAAGACAGGAGAAACCTTGGAGAAGAATCCAACCACGATAAAGCAGGGAGATATTGCAATAGTAAAGATAAAGCCAACAAAGCCTCTTTCCGCAGAAAAGTTCAGCGATTTTGCCCCTCTTGGAAGGTTCGCTATAAGAGATATGGGAGAGACAGTCGGAGCAGGAAAAATACTGGACATAACGCCTGCAGCACCTAAAAAGTGA
- the rpsJ gene encoding 30S ribosomal protein S10 produces the protein MAGVAVIKLSSISGSDADSIMNQIKSIAQQLNIKVRGPIPLPTKHIIQTTRKTPAADGSHTFERWELRVHKRMIKVFASDQALHQILRITVPDTVQIEISLS, from the coding sequence ATGGCAGGAGTCGCAGTAATAAAGTTATCCAGCATATCGGGTTCAGATGCGGACAGCATAATGAACCAGATAAAGTCAATAGCCCAGCAGCTGAACATAAAGGTAAGGGGGCCAATACCATTGCCTACAAAGCACATAATACAAACAACGAGGAAAACACCTGCAGCAGATGGAAGCCATACATTTGAGAGATGGGAGCTGCGCGTCCACAAGAGGATGATCAAGGTTTTCGCAAGCGATCAGGCACTGCACCAGATACTTAGGATAACGGTTCCTGATACAGTTCAGATAGAGATAAGCTTAAGCTAA
- a CDS encoding DUF1059 domain-containing protein yields MTKTFACRDIGMDCDFKAESDSEAELLGKIAAHAKSAHHIDNIDENLMKKVKAAIKDDDE; encoded by the coding sequence ATGACAAAAACATTTGCATGCAGAGATATAGGAATGGACTGTGATTTCAAAGCAGAAAGTGATTCTGAAGCAGAGCTTTTGGGCAAAATAGCGGCACACGCAAAATCAGCACATCATATAGACAATATTGATGAAAACTTGATGAAGAAGGTCAAGGCAGCCATAAAGGATGATGACGAATAA
- a CDS encoding metal-sulfur cluster assembly factor, translating into MVTKKEVLEALSQCRDPEIDADIVNLGLIYGIQIDENDINLKLTMTSPMCPVTSLILADVQMRLENIPGIGHANIELVWDPIWTPEMMSDELKYRD; encoded by the coding sequence TTGGTTACAAAAAAGGAAGTTTTAGAGGCATTGTCACAATGCAGGGATCCGGAGATAGACGCAGACATAGTTAACCTTGGGTTGATATATGGTATACAGATAGATGAAAATGATATAAATTTAAAGTTGACTATGACTTCTCCTATGTGTCCTGTAACCTCCCTGATACTGGCGGATGTCCAAATGAGGCTGGAGAACATACCAGGGATAGGACATGCGAATATTGAGCTTGTTTGGGATCCAATATGGACACCTGAAATGATGAGTGATGAACTCAAGTACCGGGATTAA
- a CDS encoding superoxide dismutase, translating into MEGENLPKELLKKYELPQLPYKLDALEPYISKDIMDLHYNAHHKGYVNSSNTFVDRFNKVIKGDLPAGDYDMQGLMRGLVFNINGHKLHSLYWNNMGEPGNKGGGTPGGELADMINKQYGSFDKFKGLFNEAANSLPGTGWTVLYYETENSNLQIMTFENHFQNHIAELPVLMIMDEFEHAYYLQYKNKRADYVNAWWNIVNWEEVDKKLRKVKE; encoded by the coding sequence ATGGAAGGAGAAAACTTACCAAAGGAATTATTGAAAAAATATGAATTGCCACAGTTGCCATACAAGCTAGATGCTTTAGAACCTTACATTAGCAAGGACATAATGGATCTGCACTACAATGCACACCACAAGGGATACGTAAACAGCAGCAATACATTTGTTGACAGATTCAATAAAGTAATAAAGGGGGATTTGCCTGCAGGAGATTATGATATGCAGGGATTGATGAGGGGTTTGGTCTTCAATATAAACGGCCACAAGCTTCACTCATTGTACTGGAATAACATGGGAGAGCCAGGAAACAAGGGAGGAGGAACACCTGGAGGTGAGCTGGCTGACATGATAAACAAGCAGTATGGGAGCTTTGACAAGTTCAAGGGCCTATTCAATGAAGCAGCAAATTCGTTGCCTGGAACCGGATGGACAGTCCTTTACTATGAAACAGAGAACAGCAATTTGCAGATAATGACCTTCGAAAACCATTTCCAGAACCACATTGCCGAACTGCCTGTTCTTATGATAATGGATGAGTTTGAGCATGCTTACTACCTTCAGTACAAGAACAAAAGGGCAGACTATGTGAATGCATGGTGGAACATAGTTAACTGGGAGGAAGTCGATAAAAAGCTTAGGAAGGTAAAGGAGTAA
- a CDS encoding replication factor C small subunit — MDNLDLPWTEKYRPKSLNDVIGQNEIVKRLRSFVKTGNFPNMIFAGPAGIGKTTCAIAIANDLYKDRIEGAFKELNASDARGIDVIRGEVKEFARTLSLADVPIKIIFLDEADALTTDAQHALRRTMEKFSSETRFILSANYASKIIDPIQSRCVVFRFKPLNEKDMKEYIERIIKGENLDISDSAIEALIYISEGDLRKLTNTLQSAAMRSNKIDESDIYEIAARARPKEIVNMLKFALNGEFEKSTEELDKLMIQYGLSAEDILLQCYKEIPNMNIKEKDKLRLMVDIASYNFRIVEGANERIQLQAMLAHIAMIGIQKSE, encoded by the coding sequence ATGGATAATTTAGATTTACCGTGGACTGAAAAATACAGGCCAAAGTCGCTTAACGACGTCATAGGCCAGAATGAGATAGTCAAGAGACTGAGGAGCTTTGTAAAAACAGGGAATTTTCCTAATATGATATTTGCAGGTCCTGCAGGGATAGGAAAAACCACATGCGCTATAGCTATAGCAAATGACCTTTACAAAGATAGAATCGAAGGTGCATTCAAGGAGTTGAATGCCAGCGATGCAAGGGGCATTGATGTAATAAGAGGAGAGGTCAAGGAATTTGCCAGGACCTTGTCATTGGCGGATGTTCCTATAAAGATAATATTCTTGGATGAAGCTGATGCATTGACAACAGATGCACAGCATGCATTAAGAAGGACGATGGAGAAGTTCTCATCCGAAACAAGATTCATATTAAGCGCTAATTATGCAAGCAAGATAATAGACCCTATCCAGAGCAGATGTGTGGTGTTTAGGTTCAAGCCCCTGAACGAGAAAGATATGAAAGAGTATATAGAAAGGATAATAAAAGGAGAGAACCTTGACATATCTGACAGCGCAATAGAGGCTTTGATATACATAAGCGAAGGAGATCTAAGAAAGCTGACCAATACGCTGCAGAGTGCGGCGATGCGCAGCAATAAGATAGACGAGTCAGACATTTACGAGATAGCAGCAAGGGCAAGGCCAAAGGAGATAGTTAACATGCTTAAATTCGCCCTCAATGGAGAATTTGAGAAATCCACCGAAGAGCTGGACAAGCTTATGATACAATATGGATTGAGCGCGGAGGACATACTTCTGCAGTGCTACAAGGAGATCCCTAACATGAATATAAAGGAGAAGGACAAGCTTCGCCTTATGGTTGACATAGCTTCCTATAATTTCAGAATAGTCGAAGGGGCAAATGAAAGGATACAGCTCCAAGCTATGCTGGCGCATATAGCAATGATAGGGATCCAAAAAAGCGAATAG
- a CDS encoding PRC-barrel domain-containing protein, with protein MKLSDVYDMDVYSDGGQFLGNVKDAIVDLEHGEVGRLLMIGWSNVSEDNIQAILKDKSVLFKNIKNIGDVVLVSTSKKDSEEASAESSDLSFK; from the coding sequence ATGAAGCTTTCTGATGTATACGATATGGACGTCTATAGCGATGGCGGGCAGTTCTTGGGAAATGTCAAGGATGCGATAGTAGATTTGGAGCATGGAGAAGTAGGCAGGTTGCTCATGATAGGATGGTCAAATGTCTCTGAAGACAATATACAGGCTATATTGAAGGATAAGAGCGTTTTATTCAAAAACATAAAAAATATCGGGGACGTTGTTCTAGTATCTACTTCGAAAAAAGACAGTGAGGAAGCGTCAGCTGAATCCTCAGATCTTTCTTTCAAGTAA